The genomic window ATAATATCTAGCGATTAATCCAGTTTAAAAAAAATTTGAAAAGCCATTAGTTTGAAATAATCAGTTAAAATGTTGTTAATTTAAAGGACTTTGAACAGTTGAACGAAATCAAGAAAATCTGTTTACAAGTTACCACAGACCTCAAGGCTTTAGACAGTGTTTTGTCAGGGTTTGAGAGTATAAATCAACCATTTATTCCCAAAAAAGTTTGGTTGCAGTGCCAATTAGCACTAGCAGAAGGGTTTACTAACGCTGTTCGCCACGCCCACAAAGGTAAACCTTCAGACGTGCCTATTGATATCGAAGTTACTCTGTTTGCAGAACGTTTAGAGATCCGGATTTGGGATGAAGGGCCGCCATTTGATTTAGAAAAACGACTCAAGACTCTACCCGAAGTAGCGAATAAAGAATCTGGCGGTGGGCGGGGAATCGCAATTTTGCATAAAATAGCGGATTCTTTGAGTTACAGCCGCACTATAGATAATCGGAACTGTCTGTTTATTATTAAACATTTCTCCAGTTGTTTTGAGCCTAAGTGAAAATTAACCAATAAGTATAAGTTGTATTTCTAACAAGGGTTTAATATTTAAAATTAAAAGTTGCCGAGGATTTTATATGCCTATAAGGCTGTAGGATCAAAGGTTAAGTGACTAATGAAGCAGAGACTTCGTATAGCTTACGAAAGAAAGTTGTTTTTGGTTTAAGTTAAATCAAAACAAGCCCAGAGATTCGATGTGCGCGACGCGATCGCGTGTTGCGTAGTACATTGCGTTTAGAACTTCAAGCGCAGTTAATTTAGCAAAGGTATCTGTAATTATGACAGCAATTCAAGAGGCAATTGTTAATAAGCCTGCTTTTTGCGATGGAATTCAATATTTTGGTGAAGAAATGCCAGAATTTGAGAAATTTGGGAAATCCCCTGCAATAGAAGAGGGGAAAGATGCGATCGCATCCACCACAGATCCGGCTGCTGTCTTCCAAACTTTACTTTATGCCGACGCTTTGCGGTATCTTATCCTGCAAGTTACAGCCTCTAAAGCATCAGGACACCCTGGAGGTTTCGCTTCTCAAGCGGAAGCTTATGCCTCTTTGGTGATGCTGGGTCACAAGAATATCATCACCGAAGTTGGACATCACGCCCCTGGATTTTATAGTGCCATGTTTCTCGATCGGTCGCTAGAAGACATGGGGATAGAAACAGTACAACAATTGCGCGATCGCTTCCGAGAAAAACACGGACTCCTGGGACACCTTTCCGGCTACATTCCCGGCATTTTAGCCCCCGCAGGTCCCCTCGGACAAGGGCAACACTTTGCAATGGCAGCAGCTTTACTCCACCGCGACAAACTTTTCCCCTTTACTCTCGGTGACGGCGGTTTAGGTGAACCATACATTATGAGTGGGATGGGACACTTCCACACCGCTTATCCGGATGTCACCAACTTTTTACCCGTGTTGGTTTGGAACGGCTACAGCCAGGAACACCATAGCATGGTGTCCACCAAATCCAACGAACAGATGATTAACTACTGGCGCGGTAACGGGTTTGAAGAAGTTATCTTAGTCAACGCTAAAGACTACGACGATCAAAATCAACCGGGAGATTACGTCGATAGTACCGCCTTCTCCTTCGAGAAGCGCTTGGAATTTACCAAAGCTGTTCTCGTCGGCGTGGATAAAGCTGCAAAATCTGCCCTTGGCGGCAAACTTACAGTATTTATCATCAAACAGCTAAAAGGTGCAGGTGTCCACGCACTAGGGGCAAAATCTCACAACCTCTATCCCAAAGATACCCTGGATGCTCCCCATATTATCAGTGCCTTAAAAACGCGCGCTTTGTCACCTGCTGCATGGGAATTAGTAAGGACAAATTGCGTCAACGCCGGCGGTGGCCCGGCGGCGAAAACAGCCGTGACAGAATTTGAATTACCTTTACCAGACTTAGGCGAACTTCCCTTAGAAGAATATCCCGTGGGTGGAGATGCTAAAGTTTCCACAACCGCAATGGGACGTTTAGTGGGAAAAGTCGGAGAAATAGACAAAAACTATCTTGTCACCAACGCCGACGGTAACGAAGCTTCTGGTATCGCCAACATCAACCAAGCGCTGAAAATTATCCACCCCACAGTTGACGACTTGTATAACCAAGCACCAGGCGGACAAGTTTACGAACCCCTAAGTGAAGATGCTTGTGCAGGCTTAGCTGCTGGTATAGCTTTGATGGGAGGACGTACCCTGTGGTGTTCCTACGAATCCTTCGCCATCAACGGTGTACCGATTTGGCAAACCGTGACGCAAGCGATCGCAGAATTGCGCCGTCCGACTCCCTCTACTATTACCTTATACACCGCCGGAGCATTAGAGCAAGGGCGCAACGGATGGACGCACCAACGTCCAGAAATTGAAGCTTATTTCGCCGCCATGATGCGGAATGGCAACGTTTTCCCCCTGTTTCCCCCCGACGCTAACAGCATCCAAGTTTGCTATGACTGGGCGCTAACAACTAAGAATAAGGGAGTTGTCATTACTGCTAGTAAGTCGCCACTACCAATTCGCACCACCTTTGAACAAACCCGTCAAGCTTTGCGCGATGGTGCCATTGTGCTGCATGAAATCCCCGGTGACAAGATGGTAGTCTTTGCCGTAATTGGCGACATGACGCTAATGCCTGTTTTTGAAGCCGCCGCCTTCCTAGAAACCGAACAAATTGGCGTGCGAATTGTCTCCGTTATCAATCCTCGCCGTTTGTACCGTCCCTCTGATGTGTTATGGGATACCTGTTCTCAAGCTGATGACGGTTTCTTAGATGATGCTGCATTTGCCAAGCTATTTGATGGCGATGCACTGGTTGGTGTCACGGGGGGCGCTTCCGGGATGCTGGAACCGATCATGTTGCGGAGTAACTGCAAGCGCGACACTTTCGCCTGGAAGCGTGGAGAAACTACAGCCAGTGCTGGTGAATTGATGGCGTTTAATGGTTTAACCGCCCAAGCGTTGACAAAACGCGCTCAGGAGTTGCTGCATTAAACTCTGTAGCTGAATGTGACGTGATATCCCTGCCTAGTTTTCTATCAGCTAGGTAGGGGTCAACTTAAAACTAAAATATTTTGCAGCTATGCGGCCTGATTTAGAAGCTTTGGAAATTAGCCAAGGAGAACTCAAAAGGCTAACTGGCGTAGACTTCGATCTTGATGTATGTTGCTTACTTGGTAACTTACTTACAAGCGTTGCTGTATATATTCCTTTTGTTATTCTCGGCTACTTTATTGAGTTTCCCAAAATAATACCAGTTGTAAAAATTACAACTGCTATAGGTAGTATTACATGGGCAATTAAGTCTATTGAGAACGAAGATAGAAAAAAGCTGATAAATTTGCTCAACGAAGTTAATAAATATAATGCAGTTATTAAAGCTATAAATGTTAGTGATGAGCTAGAAGAAGCAGGAAATCTAGAAATAAAAATAGATAACCGAAGAAAACTAATAAATGCCTTGAAAATCACGAGAGCAGATGTAGTCCGAGCGCTGAAAACAGAAAAAATTTTGCGGCTAAATAAGGATTTTATTGCTAGTAATTAAGACCTGTTTACCAATAACCTCCTATCGCTGACAGAAATGAAAATTAGCGCCCAATCAAGTCAGGAAGGGCGGTTAATTGATGAAGAATTACAGATTGCAGTAAACGTACAAGAGGAAATGAGAAAGTTACAAAATAGTCGTTAAAGTCATTGGAGCGATCGCATCCCTTCTATACCCTCTTAAATGCGTAAAGAGAAGGGTTGGGGAGAATGCGATCGCATTCTA from Funiculus sociatus GB2-C1 includes these protein-coding regions:
- a CDS encoding ATP-binding protein → MNEIKKICLQVTTDLKALDSVLSGFESINQPFIPKKVWLQCQLALAEGFTNAVRHAHKGKPSDVPIDIEVTLFAERLEIRIWDEGPPFDLEKRLKTLPEVANKESGGGRGIAILHKIADSLSYSRTIDNRNCLFIIKHFSSCFEPK
- a CDS encoding phosphoketolase, whose amino-acid sequence is MTAIQEAIVNKPAFCDGIQYFGEEMPEFEKFGKSPAIEEGKDAIASTTDPAAVFQTLLYADALRYLILQVTASKASGHPGGFASQAEAYASLVMLGHKNIITEVGHHAPGFYSAMFLDRSLEDMGIETVQQLRDRFREKHGLLGHLSGYIPGILAPAGPLGQGQHFAMAAALLHRDKLFPFTLGDGGLGEPYIMSGMGHFHTAYPDVTNFLPVLVWNGYSQEHHSMVSTKSNEQMINYWRGNGFEEVILVNAKDYDDQNQPGDYVDSTAFSFEKRLEFTKAVLVGVDKAAKSALGGKLTVFIIKQLKGAGVHALGAKSHNLYPKDTLDAPHIISALKTRALSPAAWELVRTNCVNAGGGPAAKTAVTEFELPLPDLGELPLEEYPVGGDAKVSTTAMGRLVGKVGEIDKNYLVTNADGNEASGIANINQALKIIHPTVDDLYNQAPGGQVYEPLSEDACAGLAAGIALMGGRTLWCSYESFAINGVPIWQTVTQAIAELRRPTPSTITLYTAGALEQGRNGWTHQRPEIEAYFAAMMRNGNVFPLFPPDANSIQVCYDWALTTKNKGVVITASKSPLPIRTTFEQTRQALRDGAIVLHEIPGDKMVVFAVIGDMTLMPVFEAAAFLETEQIGVRIVSVINPRRLYRPSDVLWDTCSQADDGFLDDAAFAKLFDGDALVGVTGGASGMLEPIMLRSNCKRDTFAWKRGETTASAGELMAFNGLTAQALTKRAQELLH